The following are from one region of the Sorghum bicolor cultivar BTx623 chromosome 2, Sorghum_bicolor_NCBIv3, whole genome shotgun sequence genome:
- the LOC110432670 gene encoding uncharacterized protein LOC110432670: MTLDPTDLPRTLLTAGGALSRGLAAGPRAAVGAGIAPFPAPPPLPVMHRPDSTLIAALATARAAAAEGRARVREAALAWERERDAADALARQIADAEQFLGLPASPDVGTTSSGSAPVVWHDPADPHVVQLHYQAGGVQNIRLLVPVVLKPESPSYARWRDLVLLTLRRYALDDHVLLDTAGAVPTPSWLRLDSVILSGFWGRSPWTSTTSPGSAARRELLHLRPGDLSISEYCRQMKGMADSLDDLGWPVEDRILVLNVLRGLSDRYSYLRTWITRQRPFPTFLQVSDDLIMEELTQGLQPGSTPTPGSSSSSTALAATLPPCPAAPPQSSLLGPLPPGPSGGGGAVAAAVAVVGDVEQASGGEPRPPAAMLAGATPGFPSVTPLAAPFPASSWATPPAPLPRCAGWDQAALAHSFNTMALTPPVVPEWVADSGATYHTTPNPGILSSVHPPSPSLPSSIMVANGSCLPVTSVGAAGPHGSFRLPDVLVAPSMSYYEGFGFPASSAPL, translated from the exons ATGACCCTGGACCCGACCGATCTGCCCAGGACGCTGCTCACAGCCGGTGGCGCCCTGTCCAGGGGGCTTGCTGCCGGCCCGCGTGCAGCTGTGGGCGCAGGCATAGCCCCCTTCCCTGCACCGCCTCCGCTGCCCGTGATGCATCGTCCGGACTCCACACTCATTGCCGCTCTCGCCACTGCTCGGGCTGCAGCTGCGGAGGGCAGGGCCCGCGTGCGTGAGGCCGCTCTCGCTTGGGAGCGCGAGCGTGACGCGGCCGACGCATTGGCCCGCCAGATCGCCGACGCCGAGCAGTTCCTCGGCCTTCCAGCCTCGCCTGACGTCGGGACCACGTCCTCGGGATCGGCTCCGGTCGTCTGGCACGATCCGGCCGACCCCCACGTGGTGCAGCTCCACTACCAGGCAGGGGGCGTCCAGAACATACGCCTCCTCGTCCCGGTCGTCCTCAAGCCCGAGTCGCCCTCCTACGCTCGCTGGAGGGACTTGGTCCTCCTCACCCTACGGCGCTACGCCCTCGACGACCACGTCCTCCTCGACACCGCGGGGGCGGTCCCGACCCCCTCGTGGCTTCGCCTCGATAGCGTCATCCTCTCTGGATTCTGGGGACGATCTCCCTGGACCTCCACGACCTC CCCGGGCTCTGCGGCTCGACGCGAGCTTCTGCACCTTCGTCCGGGCGACCTCTCCATCAGCGAGTACTGTCGCCAGATGAAGGGCATGGCGGACTCCCTCGACGACCTCGGCTGGCCCGTGGAGGACCGCATCTTGGTCCTCAACGTTCTCCGCGGGCTCAGTGACCGCTACTCTTACCTCCGGACGTGGATCACCAGGCAGCGGCCCTTCCCCACCTTCCTGCAGGTCAGTGACGACCTTATCATGGAGGAGCTCACTCAGGGCCTACAGCCTGGGTCCACCCCCACCCCggggtcctcgtcctcctcgactGCTCTCGCTGCTACTCTTCCGCCTTGTCCCGCCGCCCCACCACAGTCGTCACTTCTGGGTCCTCTTCCCCCCGGGCCGAGCGGGGGTGGGGGGGCTGTGGcggccgccgtcgccgtggtGGGGGACGTGGAGCAG GCTTCCGGTGGCGAGCCTCGCCCGCCGGCGGCCATGCTCGCGGGTGCTACCCCGGGTTTCCCCTCAGTGACCCCGTTGGCGGCCCCGTTCCCCGCGTCCTCGTGGGCCACTCCACCGGCGCCCTTGCCCCGGTGTGCCGGTTGGGACCAGGCGGCCTTGGCGCACTCCTTCAACACCATGGCCCTGACACCTCCAGTCGTGCCGGAGTGGGTCGCCGACTCTGGGGCTACTTACCACACCACTCCTAACCCTGGCATACTTTCTTCTGTTCAccctccttctccatctctccCTTCGTCCATTATGGTCGCTAATGGGTCTTGTCTTCCTGTTACCTCTGTGGGTGCCGCCGGCCCCCATGGTTCCTTTCGTCTTCCTGATGTTCTTGTTGCTCCTTCTATG TCTTACTATGAAGGATTTGGCTTCCCGGCGTCCTCTGCTCCGCTGTGA